GCGATGGGCCCCGTGCGCCTCTCGGATGTCGAAAAGTCTCAGGTGAAGATCGCCATGGTCGCCAAGAAGCTTGAAAGCGAGGGCAAGATCTTTCTTTCCCGGGGGAATGAAGAGTTCGTTTGAAAGACCAGGACACGGAACGCTTTACCCTGTACGACCTCAGCGGAGAAATGCCGGAGGAAAGATCTTCGGATTTCATCAGGCTTTTTGACGAAGAGCAGGGTCCCGCCGACAAAGAGGAACCCGTCGTGGCTCCGGCACCGGTCAATATGGAGGAAGAGGCCCGAAAGGTCTTTGAAGAGGCCTTTGCGCAGGGCGAAAAGGCCGGGCACGAGCTTGGCATGAAGAAGGTGGATCCCCTCATCAAGCGGCTGGGCGGTTTCATGGCTGAACTCTCCCTGTTCAAGGAGGATCTGGTGAAAAGGGCCGAGAACCTCTCTACGGAACTGGCCCTGGTCTTCGCGGAGGCCATCATACTCAGGGAATGCAGGGAGCATCACGATGCCATTTTGAGGATGGTGAGGAAGGCGCTTTCCCTCTGTGAGGAACGAAGCGGAACGACGATACGCCTGCGCAGCGAGGACGCCGAACTCATTTCCGGGTCGGAGCTGAGCAACTTCAAGATCGTAAAGGATGACACGATGCACGAGCCCGGTTTCGTCATCGAGACGAACTTCGGTGACATAGACGGCCGCATATCCGTCCAGATGGAAGAACTTAAGAAAGAGCTTTTCAATGGAAACCTCGATTGATCAGATCCTGCCCCTGAAGAGGGACATGTTGTCAGACCTCTATCCCTACCGCGTTTACGGAAAGGTGAACCAGGTCGTGGGCCTCGTCATCGAAGGGAAAGGGCCAATCTCGTCCGTCGGTGATTCTGCCCTTATCTATCCCGTTGACAGTGCAGTTCCCATCGACGCAGAGGTGGTGGGCTTCAGGGACGGCAAGACGCTGCTCATGCCCCTTGGTGACATACGGGGGGTGGGCATCGGTTCGAGGATACTCTCCA
This is a stretch of genomic DNA from Syntrophorhabdaceae bacterium. It encodes these proteins:
- a CDS encoding FliH/SctL family protein; amino-acid sequence: MKDQDTERFTLYDLSGEMPEERSSDFIRLFDEEQGPADKEEPVVAPAPVNMEEEARKVFEEAFAQGEKAGHELGMKKVDPLIKRLGGFMAELSLFKEDLVKRAENLSTELALVFAEAIILRECREHHDAILRMVRKALSLCEERSGTTIRLRSEDAELISGSELSNFKIVKDDTMHEPGFVIETNFGDIDGRISVQMEELKKELFNGNLD